One Cedecea neteri DNA segment encodes these proteins:
- the tdcB gene encoding bifunctional threonine ammonia-lyase/L-serine ammonia-lyase TdcB translates to MHIDNELPVTINDVLEAKKRISGFVYKTGMPRSNYLSECCKGDIYLKFENMQRTGSFKMRGAFNKLSSLSEEERARGVVACSAGNHAQGVSLSCALLGINGKVVMPKGAPKSKVAATTDYSAQVIIHGDNFNETIAKVSEIVETEGRIFIPPYDDEKVIAGQGTIGLEILEDLYDVDNVIVPIGGGGLIAGIAVAIKSINPTINIIGVQAENVHGMASSFRTGEITAYRASSTLADGCDVARPGKLTFEIVKKLVTDIILVSEEEIRNSMVALIQRNKIVTEGAGALASAALLSGKLDQYIKGRKTVSIISGGNIDLSRVSEITGAAEACLV, encoded by the coding sequence ATGCATATCGACAATGAACTTCCGGTTACTATTAATGATGTTCTTGAAGCGAAAAAAAGAATATCTGGATTTGTGTATAAAACCGGGATGCCTCGCTCTAATTATCTTAGCGAATGCTGTAAGGGCGACATCTATTTAAAATTTGAAAACATGCAGCGTACCGGTTCGTTTAAAATGCGCGGCGCGTTCAATAAACTAAGCTCGCTGAGTGAAGAAGAAAGAGCCCGGGGCGTGGTGGCATGCTCCGCGGGTAACCACGCCCAGGGGGTTTCGCTGTCGTGCGCGCTGCTCGGCATTAACGGTAAAGTGGTGATGCCTAAAGGTGCACCTAAATCAAAAGTCGCCGCCACGACTGACTATTCCGCTCAAGTGATTATCCACGGCGATAATTTTAACGAAACCATCGCTAAGGTCAGCGAAATTGTTGAGACGGAAGGACGCATTTTTATCCCGCCTTATGACGATGAAAAAGTCATTGCCGGGCAGGGAACTATCGGCCTGGAAATTCTTGAGGATCTTTACGACGTCGATAACGTGATTGTGCCTATTGGCGGCGGCGGTCTGATTGCCGGCATTGCGGTGGCTATTAAATCCATTAATCCGACGATTAATATTATTGGCGTACAGGCAGAAAACGTCCACGGCATGGCTTCGTCTTTCCGTACTGGCGAAATTACCGCGTATCGAGCAAGCAGCACGCTGGCTGACGGCTGTGACGTCGCTCGCCCAGGGAAGCTAACCTTCGAAATCGTTAAGAAATTAGTCACCGATATTATTTTGGTTAGTGAAGAAGAGATCAGAAATAGTATGGTCGCGCTGATTCAGAGAAACAAAATTGTCACTGAGGGCGCCGGGGCACTTGCGTCTGCCGCATTATTAAGCGGCAAGCTAGACCAGTACATCAAGGGTCGGAAGACCGTAAGTATTATTTCTGGCGGAAATATTGATTTGTCTCGCGTCTCTGAGATTACTGGTGCAGCGGAAGCCTGCCTGGTCTAA
- the tdcA gene encoding transcriptional regulator TdcA — protein MDNTTLPKTQHLIVFQEVVRSGSFGSAAKQLSLTQPAVSKIISDMEALFGLELIIRKNTGVQLTVAGKVLLGYAESITREMRNMCNEMSSLIGSEAVDVSFGYPSLIGFTFLPGMMKAFKELYPHAEVSMFEAQLCSFLPAIRDGRLDFAIGTLSDEMLLQDLHIEPLFESEFILVASRTRTRGGAMALRSLSHEQWVLPQTEMGYYSELLTILQKNHITSEKIIKTDSVVTIYNMVLTAGFLTIIPREMIAPFGSQEFIQIPLTDELPVARYAAVWSKNCRIKKSAATLVELAKVHSVRNKYEFNKLTVVA, from the coding sequence ATGGATAATACGACATTACCTAAAACACAACACCTGATTGTATTTCAGGAAGTGGTAAGAAGTGGTTCATTTGGCTCTGCGGCGAAGCAACTGAGTTTGACTCAACCTGCGGTCAGTAAAATCATCAGCGACATGGAAGCCCTGTTCGGACTGGAGCTTATCATTCGTAAAAATACCGGTGTTCAGCTCACCGTTGCAGGAAAAGTGCTGCTCGGTTACGCCGAGTCGATTACCCGCGAAATGCGCAACATGTGCAACGAAATGAGCAGCCTGATCGGTAGTGAAGCGGTAGATGTTTCGTTTGGTTATCCCTCGCTTATCGGCTTTACTTTCCTGCCGGGCATGATGAAAGCCTTCAAAGAACTGTACCCTCATGCCGAAGTCTCGATGTTTGAGGCGCAGCTTTGTTCTTTCTTACCGGCAATACGAGATGGCAGACTGGACTTTGCCATCGGTACCCTCAGCGATGAGATGCTGCTTCAGGATTTACACATTGAGCCGCTGTTCGAATCAGAGTTTATTCTGGTTGCCAGCCGAACACGAACGCGCGGAGGCGCGATGGCGCTTCGCTCATTAAGCCATGAGCAGTGGGTGTTGCCTCAAACCGAAATGGGCTACTACAGCGAACTCCTGACTATCCTGCAAAAGAACCACATCACCAGCGAAAAAATCATTAAAACCGACTCCGTCGTCACCATCTATAACATGGTGCTGACCGCCGGTTTTCTGACGATTATTCCCCGCGAAATGATAGCGCCCTTTGGTTCTCAGGAATTTATTCAGATTCCTTTAACGGATGAATTACCTGTCGCGCGCTATGCCGCAGTATGGTCAAAAAATTGCCGAATAAAAAAATCGGCGGCGACGCTCGTCGAATTAGCCAAAGTGCATTCAGTGCGTAACAAATATGAATTTAATAAATTAACGGTGGTAGCTTAG
- the fbaA gene encoding class II fructose-bisphosphate aldolase, with protein MSKIFDFVKPGVVTGDDVQKIFQVAKENNFALPAVNCVGTDSINAVLETAAKVKSPVIVQFSNGGAAFIAGKGVKTDVPQGAAILGAISGAHHVHQMAEHYGVPVILHTDHCAKKLLPWIDGLLDAGEKHFAATGKPLFSSHMIDLSEESLEENIEISSKYLARMSKLGMTLEIELGCTGGEEDGVDNSHMDASALYTQPEDVDYAYTELSKISPRFTIAASFGNVHGVYKPGNVVLTPTILRDSQEYVSKKHNLPHNSLNFVFHGGSGSSAQEIKDSVSYGVIKMNIDTDTQWATWDGILNYYKENEAYLQGQLGNPKGADQPNKKYYDPRVWLRAAQTSMIVRLEQAFKELNAVDVL; from the coding sequence ATGTCTAAAATTTTTGATTTCGTAAAACCAGGTGTTGTAACTGGCGACGACGTACAGAAAATCTTCCAGGTAGCAAAAGAGAACAACTTTGCTCTGCCAGCCGTTAACTGCGTCGGTACCGACTCCATTAACGCCGTTCTGGAAACCGCTGCGAAAGTAAAATCTCCGGTTATCGTTCAGTTCTCTAACGGCGGTGCTGCGTTCATCGCTGGTAAAGGCGTGAAAACTGATGTTCCACAGGGTGCTGCTATCCTGGGCGCAATCTCTGGCGCACACCACGTACACCAGATGGCTGAACACTATGGCGTGCCGGTTATCCTGCACACTGACCACTGTGCTAAGAAACTGCTGCCGTGGATCGATGGCCTGCTGGACGCGGGTGAAAAACACTTCGCCGCTACCGGTAAACCACTGTTCTCTTCCCACATGATTGACCTGTCCGAAGAGTCTCTGGAAGAAAACATCGAAATCAGCTCCAAATACCTGGCTCGCATGTCCAAACTGGGCATGACCCTGGAAATCGAACTGGGCTGCACCGGCGGTGAAGAAGACGGCGTGGACAACAGCCACATGGACGCTTCTGCTCTGTACACCCAGCCAGAAGACGTTGATTACGCTTACACCGAACTGAGCAAAATCAGCCCACGTTTCACCATCGCAGCTTCCTTCGGTAACGTACACGGCGTGTACAAACCAGGTAACGTGGTTCTGACCCCAACCATCCTGCGCGATTCTCAGGAATATGTTTCTAAGAAACATAACCTGCCGCACAACAGCCTGAACTTCGTCTTCCACGGCGGTTCCGGTTCTTCTGCTCAGGAAATCAAAGACTCCGTAAGCTACGGCGTAATCAAAATGAACATCGATACCGATACCCAGTGGGCAACCTGGGACGGCATCCTGAACTACTACAAAGAAAACGAAGCTTACCTGCAGGGTCAGCTGGGTAACCCGAAAGGCGCTGACCAGCCGAACAAAAAATACTACGATCCACGCGTCTGGCTGCGCGCAGCACAGACTTCTATGATCGTTCGCCTGGAGCAGGCATTCAAAGAGCTGAACGCGGTAGACGTTCTGTAA
- the pgk gene encoding phosphoglycerate kinase, giving the protein MSVIKMTDLDLAGKRVFIRADLNVPVKDGKVTSDARIRASLPTIELALKQGAKVMVTSHLGRPTEGEYNEEFSLLPVVNYLKDKLSNPVRLVKDYLDGVEVAAGELVVLENVRFNKGEKKDDEALSKKYAALCDVFVMDAFGTAHRAQASTYGIAKFADVACAGPLLADELEALGKALKEPARPMVAIVGGSKVSTKLTVLDSLSKIADQLIVGGGIANTFVAAQGHNVGKSLYEADLVDTAKDLLTRCDIPVPTDVRVATEFSETATATLKSVNDIKDEEQILDMGDVSAEKLAVILKNAKTILWNGPVGVFEFPNFRKGTEIVARAIADSEAFSIAGGGDTLAAIDLFGIADKISYISTGGGAFLEFVEGKVLPAVAMLEERAKK; this is encoded by the coding sequence ATGTCTGTAATTAAGATGACCGATCTGGATCTGGCGGGCAAACGCGTCTTCATCCGTGCCGATCTGAACGTGCCGGTTAAAGACGGGAAAGTGACCAGCGATGCGCGTATTCGTGCTTCTCTGCCGACCATTGAACTGGCGCTGAAACAGGGTGCTAAAGTCATGGTGACTTCTCACCTGGGTCGTCCGACCGAAGGCGAGTACAACGAAGAATTCTCTCTGCTGCCAGTAGTTAACTACCTGAAAGACAAACTGTCTAACCCGGTTCGTCTGGTAAAAGATTACCTTGATGGTGTAGAAGTTGCTGCCGGTGAGCTGGTTGTTCTGGAAAACGTTCGCTTCAACAAAGGCGAGAAAAAAGACGACGAAGCGCTGTCCAAAAAATACGCTGCACTGTGTGACGTGTTCGTGATGGATGCGTTCGGTACTGCTCACCGTGCTCAGGCTTCTACCTACGGCATCGCTAAATTTGCTGACGTGGCTTGTGCAGGCCCGCTGCTGGCTGACGAACTGGAAGCGCTGGGCAAAGCTCTGAAAGAGCCAGCTCGCCCAATGGTGGCTATCGTTGGTGGTTCTAAAGTTTCTACCAAACTGACCGTACTGGACTCCCTGTCTAAAATCGCTGACCAGCTGATTGTTGGTGGCGGCATCGCGAACACCTTCGTTGCAGCCCAGGGCCACAACGTAGGTAAATCCCTGTACGAAGCTGACCTGGTTGATACCGCTAAAGATCTGCTGACCCGTTGCGATATCCCTGTACCAACTGACGTGCGTGTTGCTACCGAGTTCTCCGAAACTGCGACCGCAACCCTGAAGTCTGTAAACGACATCAAAGACGAAGAGCAGATTCTGGACATGGGCGACGTTTCCGCTGAGAAACTGGCTGTGATCCTGAAAAACGCGAAAACCATTCTGTGGAACGGCCCGGTTGGCGTATTCGAATTCCCTAACTTCCGTAAAGGGACCGAAATCGTTGCTCGTGCTATCGCAGACAGCGAAGCCTTCTCTATCGCAGGCGGCGGCGACACTCTGGCCGCTATCGACCTGTTCGGTATCGCAGACAAAATTTCCTACATCTCTACCGGCGGCGGCGCATTCCTCGAGTTCGTGGAAGGCAAAGTACTGCCAGCTGTAGCGATGCTCGAAGAGCGCGCTAAGAAGTAA
- the epd gene encoding erythrose-4-phosphate dehydrogenase, translating to MTVRIAINGFGRIGRNVVRALYESGRRAEITVVAINELADAAGIAHLLKYDTSHGRFAWDVRQERDVLFVGDDSIRLLHEPTIEALPWAELGVDIVLDCTGVFGSRADGEAHLAAGAKKVLFSHPGGNDLDATVVYGVNHELVEDSHRIVSNASCTTNCIIPIIKLLDEAFGIESGTVTTIHSAMHDQQVIDAYHPDLRRTRAASQSIIPVDTRLAAGITRIFPQFNDRFEAIAVRVPTINVTAIDLSVTVRNSVNACEVNHLLQKAAQEAFHGIVDYTELPLVSTDFNHDPHSAIVDGTQTRVSGQHLIKTLVWCDNEWGFANRMLDTTLVMAQWISGKAHVASAKL from the coding sequence ATGACCGTACGCATCGCTATTAATGGCTTCGGTCGCATTGGGCGCAACGTGGTACGTGCTTTGTACGAATCTGGTCGCCGTGCGGAAATTACCGTGGTAGCAATCAACGAACTGGCAGACGCTGCGGGTATCGCGCATCTGTTGAAGTACGATACCAGCCACGGCCGCTTTGCCTGGGATGTTCGTCAGGAGCGTGATGTCCTGTTTGTGGGCGATGACAGCATCCGCCTACTGCACGAACCGACCATTGAGGCGTTGCCATGGGCCGAACTGGGCGTTGATATCGTGCTGGACTGCACCGGCGTGTTCGGCTCCCGCGCTGACGGTGAAGCTCACCTCGCGGCAGGGGCGAAGAAAGTCTTGTTCTCGCACCCCGGCGGTAACGACCTCGATGCGACCGTCGTCTACGGCGTGAACCATGAGCTGGTCGAAGACAGCCACCGTATCGTTTCCAATGCCTCCTGCACTACAAACTGTATTATTCCAATCATTAAACTGCTGGATGAAGCGTTTGGCATTGAGTCCGGGACGGTCACTACCATCCACTCGGCCATGCACGATCAGCAGGTGATTGACGCTTACCACCCTGATTTGCGACGCACCCGCGCGGCGAGTCAGTCGATCATTCCGGTGGATACGCGTCTTGCGGCCGGGATCACGCGTATTTTCCCACAATTTAATGACCGTTTTGAGGCGATCGCGGTACGCGTGCCCACGATAAACGTAACGGCCATTGATTTAAGCGTGACGGTCAGAAATTCAGTAAATGCATGTGAAGTCAACCACTTGCTGCAAAAAGCGGCACAGGAAGCATTTCATGGTATAGTTGACTATACGGAATTACCGTTGGTCTCTACTGATTTTAACCACGATCCGCACAGTGCAATCGTCGACGGCACGCAAACGCGGGTCAGTGGGCAACATCTGATTAAAACTCTAGTCTGGTGTGATAACGAATGGGGCTTTGCCAACAGGATGCTCGACACCACGTTGGTTATGGCTCAATGGATTTCAGGTAAGGCGCACGTTGCGTCTGCAAAACTTTAA
- the tkt gene encoding transketolase — protein MSSRKELANAIRALSMDAVQKAKSGHPGAPMGMADIAEVLWRDFLNHNPQNPSWADRDRFVLSNGHGSMLIYSLLHLSGYDLPIEQLKNFRQLHSQTPGHPEVGYTAGVETTTGPLGQGIANAVGMAIAEKTLAAQFNRPGHDIVDHFTYAFMGDGCMMEGISHEVCSLAGTLKLGKLVAFYDDNGISIDGHVEGWFTDDTAKRFEAYGWHVVRGVDGHDAAAIKRAVEEARAVTDKPSLLMCKTIIGFGSPNKAGTHDSHGAPLGDAEIALTREALGWNHAPFEIPSDIYAQWDAKEAGQAKEAAWNEKFAAYAKAFPQEAAEFTRRVKGEMPSDFDAKANEFIAKLQANPSKIASRKASQNAIEAFGPLLPEFLGGSADLAPSNLTLWSGSKAINEDTAGNYIHYGVREFGMTAIANGISLHGGFLPYTSTFLMFVEYARNAVRMAALMKQRQVMVYTHDSIGLGEDGPTHQPVEQVASLRVTPNMSTWRPCDQVESAVAWKYGVERHDGPTALILSRQNLAQQDRTEQQLKDIARGGYVLKDCAGQPELIFIATGSEVELAVAAWDKLTAEGVKARVVSMPSTDAFDKQDAAYRESVLPKAVSARVAVEAGIADYWYKYVGLNGAIVGMTTFGESAPAELLFEEFGFTVENVVKQAKAIL, from the coding sequence ATGTCCTCTCGTAAAGAGCTTGCCAATGCTATTCGTGCGCTCAGCATGGACGCAGTACAAAAAGCCAAATCCGGTCACCCGGGTGCCCCTATGGGCATGGCCGACATTGCCGAAGTCCTGTGGCGTGATTTCCTGAACCATAACCCACAGAACCCGTCCTGGGCTGACCGCGACCGCTTCGTGCTGTCCAACGGCCACGGTTCTATGCTGATTTACAGCCTGCTGCACCTCAGCGGTTATGATCTGCCGATTGAACAGCTGAAAAACTTCCGTCAGCTGCACTCTCAGACTCCGGGCCACCCGGAAGTGGGCTACACCGCCGGTGTTGAAACCACGACTGGCCCACTGGGGCAGGGTATTGCGAACGCAGTCGGTATGGCTATCGCAGAGAAAACGCTGGCGGCGCAGTTTAACCGTCCTGGCCACGACATCGTGGACCACTTCACCTATGCATTCATGGGTGACGGCTGCATGATGGAAGGCATCTCTCACGAGGTTTGCTCTCTGGCTGGTACCCTGAAACTGGGTAAACTGGTTGCGTTCTATGACGACAACGGCATCTCCATCGACGGTCACGTTGAAGGCTGGTTCACCGACGATACCGCAAAACGCTTTGAAGCCTACGGCTGGCACGTAGTGCGCGGCGTAGACGGCCACGATGCAGCGGCTATCAAACGTGCAGTAGAAGAAGCGCGTGCGGTAACCGACAAACCATCCCTGCTGATGTGCAAAACCATCATCGGTTTCGGTTCCCCTAACAAAGCCGGTACCCACGATTCTCATGGCGCACCGCTGGGTGATGCAGAAATCGCACTGACCCGCGAAGCGCTGGGCTGGAACCACGCGCCGTTCGAAATCCCTTCTGATATCTACGCTCAGTGGGATGCGAAAGAAGCTGGTCAGGCTAAAGAAGCCGCATGGAACGAGAAGTTCGCTGCTTACGCGAAAGCCTTCCCGCAGGAAGCCGCGGAGTTTACTCGCCGCGTGAAAGGCGAAATGCCTTCTGACTTCGACGCGAAAGCGAACGAATTCATCGCTAAGCTGCAGGCTAACCCATCCAAGATCGCCAGCCGTAAAGCATCCCAGAACGCTATCGAAGCGTTTGGCCCGCTGCTGCCGGAATTCCTGGGCGGCTCCGCTGACCTGGCGCCTTCTAACCTGACCCTGTGGTCCGGTTCTAAAGCGATCAACGAAGATACCGCCGGGAACTACATCCACTACGGCGTGCGCGAATTCGGTATGACCGCTATCGCCAACGGTATCTCCCTGCACGGTGGCTTCCTGCCGTACACCTCTACCTTCCTGATGTTCGTAGAATATGCCCGCAACGCGGTGCGTATGGCTGCGCTGATGAAACAGCGTCAGGTGATGGTATACACCCACGACTCCATCGGCCTGGGCGAAGATGGCCCAACTCACCAGCCGGTTGAGCAGGTTGCTTCCCTGCGCGTAACCCCGAACATGAGCACCTGGCGCCCATGTGACCAGGTTGAGTCTGCAGTAGCGTGGAAGTACGGCGTTGAGCGTCACGACGGCCCGACCGCGCTGATCCTTTCCCGCCAGAACCTGGCTCAGCAGGATCGTACCGAGCAGCAGCTGAAAGACATCGCTCGCGGTGGCTACGTGCTGAAGGATTGCGCCGGTCAGCCAGAGCTTATCTTCATCGCTACCGGCTCTGAAGTTGAGCTGGCGGTTGCCGCATGGGACAAACTGACTGCCGAAGGCGTGAAAGCGCGCGTAGTGTCCATGCCGTCTACCGACGCGTTCGACAAGCAGGATGCGGCTTACCGTGAATCCGTGCTGCCGAAAGCCGTTTCTGCTCGCGTGGCTGTCGAAGCTGGCATCGCAGACTACTGGTACAAATACGTTGGCCTGAACGGCGCTATCGTCGGCATGACCACCTTCGGTGAGTCTGCGCCAGCGGAACTGCTGTTCGAAGAGTTTGGCTTCACCGTAGAAAACGTGGTGAAACAGGCTAAAGCGATTCTGTAA
- a CDS encoding M48 family metallopeptidase — protein sequence MKMRPILLSLSVAALLSGCQGMDSNGLLTSGAEAFQAYTLSDAQVKTLSDDACKQQDSKATIAPADSPYTQRLNKIASALGDNINGLPVNYKVYVTKDVNAFAMANGCIRVYSGLMDMMDDNEVEAVIGHEMGHVALGHVKKGMQVALGANAARVAAASAGGVIGNLSQSQLGDLGEKLVNAQFSQRQESEADDYSYDLLRKRGINPTGLATSFEKLAKLDEGRQSSMLDDHPASAARAQHIRDRMAADGIK from the coding sequence ATGAAGATGCGCCCAATATTGTTGAGTCTGAGCGTCGCAGCCCTGCTGAGCGGCTGCCAGGGAATGGATTCCAACGGGCTATTGACCTCTGGAGCCGAAGCTTTTCAGGCCTACACTTTAAGCGACGCGCAGGTGAAAACCCTGAGCGATGACGCCTGTAAGCAACAGGACAGCAAAGCCACGATAGCCCCGGCAGACAGCCCTTACACTCAGCGGCTGAACAAAATTGCCTCCGCGCTGGGCGATAACATCAACGGCCTGCCGGTCAATTACAAAGTTTATGTGACCAAAGACGTCAACGCTTTCGCCATGGCGAACGGCTGTATCCGCGTTTACAGCGGCCTGATGGACATGATGGACGACAACGAAGTTGAAGCGGTGATTGGCCATGAAATGGGGCACGTCGCGCTGGGCCACGTGAAAAAAGGCATGCAGGTCGCGCTCGGGGCTAACGCCGCCCGCGTTGCAGCGGCATCCGCAGGCGGCGTGATTGGCAATCTGTCGCAGTCTCAGCTTGGGGATTTAGGCGAAAAGCTGGTGAACGCTCAGTTCTCCCAGCGCCAGGAATCCGAAGCGGACGACTACTCTTACGATCTGTTGCGCAAACGCGGCATCAACCCGACCGGCCTTGCCACCAGCTTCGAGAAACTGGCTAAGCTCGACGAAGGCCGTCAAAGCTCCATGCTGGACGACCACCCGGCGTCTGCAGCGCGTGCCCAGCACATCCGCGACCGCATGGCGGCGGACGGGATTAAGTAA
- the dagF gene encoding 2-dehydro-3-deoxy-phosphogluconate aldolase: MQQINFYRQRVAINVLAKDIANAREIYEAAEGHAVIGVLSAQFDSVEDGINEIQRWMAEVPSISVGLGAGDPAQFYKAAMIASKVHPAHVNQTFTGCGFAAGALAATCGEKTHINALVSPTGIAGEVLISTGVSSSQGTPARVSSDAAVRMMLDAGAHAAKFFPMGGEKSLPELYALAEAAARNGMTLIEPTGGIDLDNFGIILQTCLEAGMLRVMPHVYTSIIDPQTGNTRPEDVVRLMDIVKSLVD; this comes from the coding sequence ATGCAGCAGATTAATTTTTATCGTCAGCGTGTGGCGATTAACGTGCTGGCGAAAGATATCGCCAATGCCCGGGAAATCTACGAGGCCGCCGAAGGCCATGCGGTCATTGGCGTGCTTTCCGCCCAGTTTGATTCCGTTGAGGATGGGATCAATGAGATTCAGCGCTGGATGGCCGAGGTGCCGTCAATTTCTGTTGGACTGGGGGCCGGTGACCCGGCGCAATTTTATAAAGCAGCGATGATTGCCTCTAAAGTGCATCCTGCTCACGTCAACCAGACCTTCACCGGGTGTGGGTTTGCAGCGGGTGCGCTGGCGGCAACGTGCGGGGAAAAAACGCACATTAACGCTTTGGTCAGCCCAACCGGAATAGCAGGCGAGGTGCTTATCTCTACCGGCGTTAGCAGCAGTCAAGGCACGCCAGCTCGCGTTTCCAGTGATGCTGCCGTACGCATGATGCTGGATGCCGGCGCGCATGCCGCGAAGTTCTTCCCGATGGGAGGTGAGAAATCGTTGCCTGAACTCTATGCCCTGGCAGAGGCGGCGGCGCGCAACGGTATGACGCTGATTGAACCGACTGGCGGTATTGATCTGGATAACTTTGGCATTATTTTGCAAACCTGTCTGGAAGCCGGAATGTTGCGTGTTATGCCGCACGTTTACACGTCAATTATTGACCCGCAGACGGGCAACACCAGGCCGGAAGATGTGGTTCGCTTGATGGATATCGTGAAGTCGCTGGTGGACTAA
- the dgaE gene encoding D-glucosaminate-6-phosphate ammonia lyase, whose protein sequence is MTQNIYQQLGLKQVINACGKMTILGVSSVSPDVMQATAKAASAFVEIDRLVDRTGELISRYTGAEDSYATSCASAGIAIAVAAAITRGDPACVTLMPESSGMANEVIMLRGHNVDYGAPVTSAIRLGGGRVVEVGSSNLAACWQLESAVTENSAALLYVKSHHCVQKGMLSIEDFVQVAQRHNLPLIVDAAAEEDLQAWVASGADMVIYSGAKAFNAPTSGFITGKKQWITACKAQHHGIARAMKIGKENMVGLVYALENYHQGQAIVTAEQLQPTVEAISAIRGLSADIEQDEAGRAIWRVRIRVNAQELGLDAREVESRLREGDIAIYARRYNLHQGVFSLDPRTVAEGEMALIVARLQEIADHAAD, encoded by the coding sequence ATGACACAGAACATCTATCAACAGCTGGGTTTAAAACAGGTGATAAACGCCTGTGGGAAAATGACGATTCTGGGGGTTTCCAGCGTTTCCCCCGACGTGATGCAAGCCACGGCGAAGGCGGCCTCGGCTTTTGTGGAGATTGACCGGCTAGTGGACAGAACGGGAGAACTTATCTCCCGCTATACCGGCGCGGAAGACAGCTACGCTACATCCTGTGCTTCGGCAGGAATTGCGATTGCCGTGGCCGCAGCGATTACCCGTGGTGACCCGGCGTGTGTGACGTTAATGCCAGAGAGTTCGGGCATGGCCAATGAGGTGATAATGCTGCGTGGGCATAACGTCGACTATGGCGCGCCAGTCACCAGTGCGATTCGCCTGGGCGGTGGGCGAGTGGTGGAGGTTGGCTCCAGTAATCTGGCCGCTTGCTGGCAGCTTGAGAGTGCGGTGACTGAAAACAGCGCTGCGCTGCTGTACGTAAAGTCACATCACTGCGTGCAGAAAGGAATGCTGAGCATTGAGGATTTCGTACAGGTGGCGCAGCGCCACAACCTGCCACTGATTGTTGATGCCGCTGCCGAGGAAGATTTACAGGCCTGGGTGGCAAGCGGCGCGGATATGGTTATTTACAGTGGGGCAAAAGCTTTTAATGCGCCGACCTCTGGTTTTATCACCGGCAAAAAACAGTGGATTACCGCCTGTAAGGCGCAGCATCACGGTATTGCCAGGGCGATGAAAATTGGCAAAGAGAATATGGTCGGGCTGGTGTATGCCCTGGAGAACTATCACCAGGGGCAGGCCATTGTCACCGCGGAGCAGCTGCAGCCGACGGTTGAGGCTATTTCCGCCATTCGCGGGCTGAGCGCTGATATAGAACAGGACGAGGCTGGACGCGCCATCTGGCGTGTACGTATCCGGGTGAATGCCCAGGAACTGGGGCTAGATGCGCGGGAGGTTGAATCCCGGCTGCGCGAGGGCGATATCGCTATTTATGCCCGCCGCTATAACCTGCATCAGGGGGTTTTTAGTCTTGATCCCAGAACGGTGGCTGAAGGGGAAATGGCGCTCATCGTCGCGCGACTACAGGAGATTGCAGACCATGCAGCAGATTAA
- a CDS encoding PTS system mannose/fructose/sorbose family transporter subunit IID, producing MMSTDVMQHELVERARESGALTKADITKAWFIYWLGAEVSSSYERLQSLIFCASMTPIIKKLYPQKEEQVEALKRHLNFFNSEQTFGAVIQGISIAMEEQKTRGEPISDASITGIKTGLMGPLAGMGDSIIWAAVMPLLIAIFIPFAANGSAMGGIIPLILYPAITLAISYGMVHKGYTLGRDSIIGLLQGGRIKELIYGANVLGLIMMGALSASYVKITTPLKISALKGSEVVVQQILDSIAPGLLPLAAVFAIYFYLVKKGPRYTTILLSIVALSVVCSLLGVL from the coding sequence ATGATGAGCACTGATGTAATGCAGCATGAGCTGGTTGAACGCGCGCGCGAAAGCGGCGCACTGACCAAAGCCGATATCACCAAAGCGTGGTTTATCTACTGGCTTGGCGCCGAAGTGTCCAGCTCGTATGAGCGCCTGCAGAGCCTGATCTTTTGCGCCTCGATGACGCCGATTATCAAAAAGCTCTATCCGCAAAAAGAAGAGCAGGTGGAAGCGTTAAAACGCCATCTGAACTTCTTCAACTCAGAGCAGACTTTTGGCGCGGTTATCCAGGGGATCTCGATCGCCATGGAGGAACAAAAAACGCGCGGGGAGCCGATAAGTGATGCGTCGATCACCGGGATTAAAACCGGTCTGATGGGGCCGCTGGCCGGGATGGGGGACTCCATTATTTGGGCGGCAGTGATGCCGCTGCTGATCGCTATCTTTATCCCGTTTGCCGCCAACGGCAGCGCAATGGGCGGCATTATTCCGCTGATCCTCTACCCGGCAATTACGCTGGCGATCAGCTACGGCATGGTCCACAAAGGCTACACCCTGGGGCGTGACTCGATCATCGGCCTGTTACAAGGGGGGCGTATCAAAGAGCTTATCTACGGCGCTAACGTGCTGGGCCTGATCATGATGGGGGCGCTCTCGGCAAGCTACGTCAAGATAACCACACCGCTCAAAATCAGCGCGCTGAAAGGGTCTGAAGTGGTGGTGCAGCAGATCCTGGATTCTATTGCTCCCGGCCTGTTGCCGCTGGCCGCGGTGTTTGCGATCTACTTCTACCTGGTGAAGAAAGGCCCGCGTTATACCACTATTCTGCTGTCGATTGTGGCGTTGAGCGTGGTCTGTTCGCTGTTGGGAGTGTTGTAA